In Vibrio lentus, a single genomic region encodes these proteins:
- a CDS encoding c-type cytochrome, producing MKHMNYLHLLAFLGLVTSMMTFNVNAATEVDASQFANGKAKYRQLCQVCHGDKGHGDGPTAASLPHKPANIANKLSGFFTSPSSLADDILEGDVEQGMPAWKGTITKQDALNILTYVETIQ from the coding sequence ATGAACTATTTACACTTGTTAGCTTTCTTAGGGTTAGTCACCTCAATGATGACGTTTAATGTTAATGCGGCCACTGAAGTCGATGCGAGTCAATTCGCCAATGGCAAAGCCAAATATCGACAGCTTTGTCAGGTGTGTCATGGCGACAAAGGACACGGTGATGGTCCCACTGCAGCTTCATTGCCACACAAGCCCGCCAATATCGCTAATAAACTGAGCGGCTTTTTTACCAGCCCAAGCTCTTTGGCGGATGACATTTTAGAGGGCGATGTAGAACAAGGTATGCCAGCGTGGAAAGGTACAATTACCAAGCAAGATGCTCTGAATATTCTGACGTACGTAGAAACTATCCAATAG